One window from the genome of Magnolia sinica isolate HGM2019 chromosome 4, MsV1, whole genome shotgun sequence encodes:
- the LOC131242362 gene encoding uncharacterized protein LOC131242362 encodes MKRKFYIVIVGRTPSIYETWEECKAQVHGFSRCLHKSFTAYEDAMLARNQHKATTIGRAVDETDGSRYVRASATSTMVDSRTCVAAPISPTIIGGDGPQDGNEEREGLDGPGNDPHIHRPLVGLLLGLFVLFAAVYVTIRSSG; translated from the exons ATGAAGAGGAAGTTTTACATAGTGATTGTGGGCAGAACGCCCAGTATATACGAGACATGGGAAGAGTGCAAAGCTCAAGTTCATGGATTCAGTAGATGCTTACATAAGTCATTCACTGCATATGAAGATGCCATGCTTGCACGGAATCAACACAAG GCCACCACCATCGGTAGAGCAGTGGACGAAACAGACGGAAGTCGGTATGTTCGTGCATCAGCTACTAGTACAATGGTGGATAGCAGGACATGTGTAGCTGCACCCATATCGCCAACTATAATTGGTGGCGATGGTCCACAAGATGGcaatgaagaaagagagggacTTGATGGTCCGGGAAACGACCCACATATCCATCGTCCGCTTGTTGGTTTGCTGCTTGGTCTCTTCGTATTGTTTGCCGCTGTTTACGTGACTATCCGCAGCAGCGGATAA